Proteins encoded in a region of the Stieleria neptunia genome:
- a CDS encoding amidohydrolase family protein: protein MITDIHSHAWPFPDAFSDDFIHQASAAKAGETVDLTIRLDDYRNAAPPGTRTVVFGGKARLSGLWVDDKYIADYVAQDPERLTGYLSIDPTQAGWEDEMRHGHEQLGLCGVKLLPMYAGFGVDDDRLEPLWKYVEEKRLPVLLHTGTTFVRQAPLKYTLPRLIDPVATRHPEIRFVLAHLSHPYEGECVATIRKHPNVFADISALHYRPWQLYNSLMLVQEYGVWNKLLFGSDYPFTTVNESITGLRQLNEMVAGTNLPRLNEQEIEKLIFRDGFEILGIS, encoded by the coding sequence ATGATCACAGACATTCACAGCCATGCCTGGCCGTTTCCCGATGCGTTCAGCGACGACTTCATTCACCAAGCGTCCGCTGCGAAGGCCGGGGAGACCGTCGACCTGACGATTCGATTGGACGACTACCGCAATGCTGCGCCCCCGGGGACTCGCACCGTCGTCTTTGGTGGGAAGGCGCGATTGAGTGGTTTGTGGGTCGATGACAAGTATATCGCGGACTACGTCGCACAAGATCCGGAGCGTCTTACCGGATACCTTTCCATCGATCCGACGCAAGCGGGATGGGAAGACGAAATGCGGCACGGTCACGAGCAACTGGGGCTTTGTGGTGTCAAGCTTCTGCCGATGTACGCGGGCTTCGGTGTCGACGATGATCGGCTGGAACCGCTCTGGAAATACGTCGAAGAAAAGCGGCTGCCGGTGTTGCTGCACACCGGAACCACGTTCGTCCGCCAAGCACCGTTGAAATACACGTTACCTCGATTGATCGATCCGGTTGCGACGCGACACCCCGAGATCCGGTTCGTCCTGGCGCACCTCAGTCATCCGTACGAGGGTGAGTGCGTGGCGACCATTCGAAAGCACCCCAATGTGTTTGCCGACATCAGTGCGTTGCATTACCGACCGTGGCAACTGTACAACAGCCTGATGCTGGTCCAGGAGTATGGCGTTTGGAACAAATTGTTGTTTGGCTCTGACTACCCGTTCACGACGGTCAATGAATCGATCACGGGATTGAGACAACTGAACGAGATGGTGGCGGGAACGAATCTGCCGCGATTGAATGAACAGGAAATTGAGAAGTTGATTTTCCGTGATGGATTCGAAATCCTCGGGATTTCCTAA
- a CDS encoding sulfatase, whose protein sequence is MACILVLPTLASAFGQEHRPNVLFVSIDDLNDWIEPLGGHPQAITPNFTRFAKRSVCFTNANCPSPGCNPSRTAIMTGLAPYTSGVYSNYQDWREAIPNRRTIGAYFRQHGYFSCGAGKIFHYHMVDPDCWDEYWPSQQQNMPDEAFPDFSKSALTTADNPTPKTMNMPAFHQMYGMFDWSALDVPDEQMGDFKSVDYVLSQLKKPRDKPLFLACGIYRPHLPWYVPRKYFDLFPLDDIILPKRLENDLDDVGPRAKDIAFRGGGYHQHVIAADQWKRGVQGYLASIAFADAMFGRLLNGLDESGQRENTVVVLWSDHGWQLGEKQHWRKFALWDNVVRSVLMIHVPNGTPGLRDGSADGQLCHRPVSLQDIYPTLVDVCGLPANNAIDGHSLTPLLKQPDAAWDHVALTTYDYGEFSVRSERYRYIRYIDGSEELYDHHSDPEEWHNLAQDPMYSQIKNKLAAKIPASPAPLVKTSEKLEPHHIPPFRSQAEYDDWLQHGKDNQYLLRKYWQH, encoded by the coding sequence ATGGCGTGCATCTTGGTGTTGCCCACGCTTGCGTCGGCATTCGGCCAGGAGCATCGCCCCAACGTGCTCTTCGTTTCCATCGATGACTTGAACGATTGGATTGAACCGCTCGGCGGGCATCCGCAGGCGATCACTCCCAACTTCACTCGATTTGCAAAGCGGTCGGTCTGCTTCACAAACGCCAATTGCCCGAGCCCCGGATGCAACCCATCCCGCACGGCAATCATGACCGGGCTGGCCCCCTACACGTCCGGCGTTTACTCCAACTACCAAGACTGGCGCGAAGCGATTCCAAACCGCCGAACGATCGGAGCCTATTTCCGACAGCACGGCTATTTCAGTTGCGGCGCGGGAAAGATCTTTCACTACCACATGGTCGATCCCGATTGTTGGGACGAGTACTGGCCGTCACAGCAGCAAAACATGCCCGACGAGGCATTCCCTGATTTCAGCAAGTCCGCGCTTACGACCGCGGACAACCCAACACCCAAAACGATGAACATGCCGGCATTCCATCAGATGTATGGCATGTTCGACTGGTCGGCTCTGGATGTCCCTGATGAACAGATGGGCGACTTCAAGAGCGTCGACTACGTGCTCAGCCAACTCAAAAAGCCACGCGACAAGCCGCTCTTTCTGGCTTGCGGCATCTATCGACCGCACCTGCCGTGGTATGTGCCGCGCAAGTATTTCGACCTGTTCCCACTCGATGACATCATCCTGCCCAAGCGATTGGAGAACGACCTTGATGATGTCGGTCCACGGGCAAAGGATATCGCCTTTCGCGGCGGGGGCTACCATCAGCACGTCATCGCAGCGGATCAGTGGAAACGAGGCGTCCAGGGGTATCTGGCGTCCATCGCGTTTGCCGATGCGATGTTCGGCCGCTTGCTCAACGGCCTGGACGAAAGTGGCCAACGGGAGAACACGGTCGTGGTGTTGTGGTCCGACCATGGCTGGCAACTTGGCGAGAAACAGCACTGGCGCAAATTCGCCCTCTGGGACAACGTCGTGCGTTCGGTGTTGATGATCCATGTTCCAAACGGTACGCCCGGACTGCGCGACGGTTCCGCAGATGGACAGCTGTGCCATCGCCCCGTTTCGTTGCAAGACATCTACCCGACACTCGTCGACGTTTGCGGACTGCCCGCCAACAACGCGATCGATGGCCATAGCCTGACCCCGCTTCTCAAGCAGCCTGATGCAGCATGGGACCATGTCGCCTTGACAACCTACGACTACGGCGAGTTCTCCGTCCGCAGCGAGCGGTATCGGTACATACGTTACATCGATGGCAGCGAAGAGCTCTACGACCACCACTCCGATCCCGAGGAATGGCACAACCTTGCGCAGGATCCGATGTATTCTCAGATCAAAAACAAGCTGGCCGCAAAGATTCCGGCATCACCCGCCCCGCTGGTGAAAACGTCCGAGAAATTGGAACCGCACCACATCCCACCGTTCCGCTCGCAAGCCGAATACGACGATTGGCTACAGCACGGCAAAGACAATCAATACCTGCTGAGAAAGTACTGGCAGCATTAA
- a CDS encoding RraA family protein — MPIRIGNHRSGKPKVVSGRWLRYHRPILPLLVAQTKNARMATAPHEISLSDVRQQMFSAVICDALDSIGYTNQSPRTPLRQLTSGEMIVGRCRTTLWADMFHEDPQPYELELKAVDSCGLDDVLIAAAGGSMRSGIWGELLTTAVLKGGCVGAIVDGAIRDVEKIRQLGFPVIARGTCLYDSKNRQRVVDVDVPVEIDSVVFSPGDLVVADEDGTVVVPRKVEAKVLSLAWNKVHDENKVRAAMAGGMKATDAFHKYGVL; from the coding sequence ATGCCAATTCGCATCGGAAATCATAGATCAGGCAAGCCAAAGGTCGTCTCGGGTCGTTGGTTACGTTACCATCGACCGATTCTTCCCCTGCTCGTTGCCCAGACAAAAAACGCAAGAATGGCCACAGCACCCCATGAAATCTCGCTCTCGGACGTTCGCCAGCAAATGTTTTCTGCCGTCATTTGTGATGCGTTGGACTCGATAGGGTACACCAATCAGTCGCCACGCACGCCACTGCGTCAACTTACATCCGGCGAAATGATTGTGGGCCGATGTCGCACCACCCTTTGGGCAGACATGTTCCATGAAGATCCTCAGCCTTACGAATTGGAATTGAAAGCCGTTGACAGCTGCGGGCTCGATGATGTGTTGATTGCTGCTGCCGGAGGATCGATGCGATCAGGAATTTGGGGCGAGCTGCTAACCACCGCGGTGCTCAAGGGCGGCTGTGTGGGTGCCATCGTTGACGGCGCGATTCGTGACGTCGAAAAGATCCGACAGCTGGGTTTTCCTGTCATCGCTCGTGGCACGTGCTTGTACGACAGCAAGAATCGGCAACGCGTGGTTGATGTCGATGTTCCCGTGGAAATTGACTCCGTCGTGTTTTCTCCGGGCGACTTGGTGGTTGCTGATGAAGATGGAACGGTCGTCGTGCCGCGGAAAGTCGAAGCGAAAGTGCTGTCGCTCGCTTGGAACAAAGTGCACGATGAGAACAAAGTCAGGGCAGCGATGGCTGGCGGCATGAAGGCAACCGATGCCTTTCACAAGTACGGCGTGCTGTAA
- a CDS encoding M24 family metallopeptidase: MQELPQLSIESCRVRQQRLCQSLSDLKADRAILVAPENVQWLTGFRPHPLLRAVAVLDVDEGCMLIAPGKEPSHHAADEIRVFDAQWRCTLRQDQLNAAMQRVEKSNKRTALEFSSCGEHVRQSLGSVPVDLDSTLWNLRRKKEPDELGMMQHAIDCTDAMYQKAREIIRPGITELEVFCQLQSVAVQTAGEPLTALGNDYQSNSPGGPPRIRPAGSGELMILDLGPAYRGYHADNCRTFAVNGRPTEEQLRARDVIMTVFDLVKAFVQPGQSCQELFVQAKALLDEYEPDAFFHHLGHGVGLYPHEAPHLNPSWDDRFAEGDVFTVEPGLYNASLRAGIRIEENYVVTSNGVRQLTKTSTQL; encoded by the coding sequence ATGCAAGAATTGCCGCAATTGTCGATCGAATCCTGTCGTGTTCGCCAACAGAGACTTTGCCAATCGCTGTCCGACCTGAAAGCGGATCGGGCGATTCTCGTTGCACCCGAGAATGTCCAATGGCTGACGGGTTTTCGTCCCCACCCGTTGTTGCGGGCGGTGGCGGTGCTCGATGTTGACGAAGGTTGCATGCTGATTGCACCCGGCAAAGAGCCTTCGCATCATGCGGCAGACGAAATTCGAGTTTTTGATGCGCAATGGCGATGCACGTTGCGGCAAGATCAATTGAATGCTGCGATGCAACGGGTAGAGAAATCAAACAAGAGAACGGCGCTCGAATTCTCATCCTGCGGGGAGCACGTCAGGCAGAGTCTGGGCTCCGTTCCAGTCGATCTGGACTCGACTCTCTGGAACCTGCGACGAAAAAAGGAACCCGATGAGCTTGGGATGATGCAGCATGCGATTGACTGCACGGACGCAATGTATCAAAAGGCTCGAGAGATCATTCGGCCGGGGATCACCGAGCTGGAAGTCTTTTGTCAACTTCAGAGCGTCGCCGTGCAAACCGCCGGCGAACCGTTGACAGCCCTTGGCAACGATTACCAGAGCAATTCACCCGGCGGACCGCCTCGGATTCGTCCCGCCGGCTCAGGCGAGTTAATGATTTTGGACCTCGGGCCGGCCTATCGAGGTTACCATGCCGACAACTGCCGCACCTTTGCCGTCAACGGCCGGCCAACCGAGGAACAACTCCGGGCGAGAGACGTCATCATGACCGTATTTGATTTGGTCAAAGCGTTTGTGCAGCCGGGGCAGTCCTGTCAAGAATTGTTCGTTCAGGCGAAAGCGTTGCTGGACGAATACGAACCCGACGCATTCTTTCATCACTTGGGACATGGCGTCGGTTTGTACCCGCACGAAGCCCCGCACTTGAATCCCAGTTGGGACGATCGATTTGCCGAAGGCGATGTGTTCACCGTCGAGCCGGGACTTTACAACGCATCGTTGCGGGCGGGGATTCGGATCGAAGAAAACTACGTCGTCACTTCCAACGGTGTTCGGCAATTGACCAAGACGTCGACGCAGTTGTGA
- a CDS encoding SDR family NAD(P)-dependent oxidoreductase: protein MDDTPIQQLFDLSGRVALITGASGWLGNAMATALAEAGANVVVASRDERKADEARATLPTYKGSRHHAVVLDQLDEASVRRGFEDAVTKAGRVDILINNGHAADGHDLTDVTADQFQQVLANATGWFLLSRQFHGHVVHRNASGCIVNIGSMYGQVGSYPDAYEGICAASPVSYHTLKGGVIHMTRHLAVYWAKDKVRVNCLSPGPFPGPGVSQALIERLKAKSPMGRMGLPHELKGALLLLASDAGSYITGLNLTVDGGWTAW, encoded by the coding sequence ATGGATGATACACCGATTCAACAACTGTTTGATCTGTCCGGTCGGGTGGCTCTGATCACGGGAGCTTCTGGTTGGCTCGGAAACGCGATGGCGACGGCGCTGGCGGAAGCGGGGGCCAACGTGGTGGTCGCCAGTCGAGACGAGCGCAAGGCAGACGAGGCACGGGCCACGCTTCCCACCTACAAAGGCAGCCGACACCATGCCGTTGTACTTGATCAGCTCGACGAAGCGTCCGTCCGTCGTGGTTTCGAGGATGCCGTCACGAAAGCGGGCAGGGTCGACATCCTGATCAACAACGGCCACGCGGCGGACGGCCATGATTTGACCGATGTGACCGCCGACCAATTTCAACAAGTTCTCGCCAACGCGACCGGTTGGTTTCTACTGTCGCGGCAGTTCCATGGCCATGTCGTGCATCGCAATGCGTCGGGCTGCATCGTGAACATTGGCTCGATGTACGGTCAAGTCGGTTCCTATCCCGATGCCTACGAGGGCATTTGCGCGGCAAGTCCGGTTTCGTATCACACGCTCAAAGGCGGGGTCATTCACATGACCCGACACCTCGCCGTCTATTGGGCAAAAGACAAGGTTCGCGTCAACTGCTTGAGCCCGGGGCCGTTCCCAGGACCCGGTGTCTCGCAGGCATTAATCGAGCGACTGAAAGCGAAATCGCCGATGGGGCGAATGGGGTTACCGCACGAACTCAAGGGTGCCCTGCTGCTGTTGGCCAGCGATGCGGGAAGCTACATCACCGGCCTGAATTTAACCGTCGATGGCGGCTGGACCGCGTGGTGA
- a CDS encoding dihydrodipicolinate synthase family protein, producing MTSPATSEPLHGVLPVLHTPLTDQGGVDHESLQREIDWAFETGADGVVVAMVSEILRLGDRGRRELVEQVCQAVGGRGFTVISVGAESTAGAVDFARHAENLGASAVMAIPPVATTLGATATGEYFTAIASSVSIPLVVQDASGYVGAAIDLGVYLELLNRFGNQRIFFKPEASPLGPNLSKLRDATDGQAKIFEGSGGINLVDCHRRGIVGTMPGTDLLDGIVALWDALQSGDERRTYALSLPIGAIVALQIQAGLDGFLAIEKYLMRKRGLFRNAHQIQPVAWTLDEETRSEVDRLFALMQAAIE from the coding sequence ATGACGTCCCCAGCGACGAGCGAGCCCTTGCATGGAGTTCTACCCGTTCTGCACACGCCCCTGACCGATCAAGGCGGGGTGGATCACGAATCGCTTCAGCGCGAAATCGACTGGGCGTTTGAGACGGGCGCCGATGGGGTCGTTGTTGCGATGGTCAGCGAGATCCTCCGGCTCGGTGACCGCGGTCGACGTGAGCTTGTCGAGCAAGTGTGCCAAGCGGTTGGTGGTCGCGGATTCACCGTCATCAGCGTCGGTGCCGAGAGCACGGCCGGAGCGGTTGATTTCGCCCGACATGCGGAGAATTTGGGCGCTTCGGCCGTGATGGCGATCCCACCGGTTGCAACGACGCTGGGAGCGACGGCCACAGGCGAGTATTTTACTGCGATTGCCAGCAGTGTTTCCATTCCGCTGGTGGTTCAGGATGCATCGGGATACGTGGGGGCTGCGATCGACTTGGGCGTGTATCTCGAACTGCTCAACCGATTCGGCAATCAGCGGATCTTTTTCAAACCCGAAGCCAGCCCGCTCGGTCCCAATCTCTCGAAACTTCGCGATGCAACCGATGGTCAAGCCAAGATCTTTGAAGGTTCCGGCGGGATCAACCTGGTCGATTGTCATCGCCGCGGCATTGTCGGGACCATGCCGGGTACCGATTTGCTTGACGGAATCGTCGCGCTTTGGGACGCACTTCAATCAGGTGACGAGAGACGCACGTACGCATTGTCTCTACCCATCGGCGCGATCGTTGCGTTGCAGATTCAAGCCGGCCTGGACGGTTTCTTGGCAATCGAAAAGTACTTGATGCGTAAACGGGGGCTATTCCGCAATGCGCATCAGATTCAACCTGTCGCGTGGACCCTTGACGAAGAAACCCGATCCGAAGTCGATCGTCTATTCGCGCTCATGCAGGCCGCGATCGAATGA
- a CDS encoding M81 family metallopeptidase — translation MRIGIIALLHESNTFSFQPTTLESFQQNLLLTGESIRTALADAHHEVGGFFAGIDASANTGEAEAVPLFAARALPSGTICAEAFDSRVSQLLDCVRESEPLDGILVAPHGATVSENYPDADGHWLSELRQLVGPEIPIIGTLDAHANLSPLMVESCTALIAYRTNPHLDQRERGLEAANMILRTLRGEITPVMSACYPPLAISIEKQCTEEPPLDALYRTANEQLKIEGVLSNSLLLGFPYADVKEMGAATIAVTDGRRRLASQLADELASSIWRLRTQFRSEFTSVDEALRQCEQSKSRVCLLDMGDNVGGGSAADGTELLGAIHAQKIGPSFGCLYDPDSVACCERAGVGSTIRLRVGGRTDAQHGDPIDVTVTVISLCEGKFCESKPRHGGITDFDQGRTAVCETDHGLTLMLTSRRMVPFSLQQLKGCGVDPMRFRILVAKGVNAPIAAYREVCASFIRVNTRGATCADLHRLSYKHRRRPMFPMDPE, via the coding sequence ATGCGAATTGGCATTATCGCGCTACTGCACGAATCGAACACGTTTTCGTTTCAACCAACCACCTTGGAATCGTTTCAACAAAACCTGCTACTGACAGGCGAATCGATTCGCACGGCTCTTGCCGATGCCCATCACGAGGTTGGTGGTTTCTTTGCCGGTATCGACGCGAGTGCCAATACGGGGGAAGCAGAAGCCGTTCCGCTGTTTGCCGCGCGAGCGTTGCCATCGGGAACGATCTGCGCTGAGGCGTTTGACTCGCGGGTCAGCCAACTGCTCGATTGTGTCCGCGAAAGCGAACCGCTCGATGGAATCCTGGTGGCTCCCCACGGCGCAACGGTTAGCGAAAACTATCCGGACGCCGACGGCCATTGGCTCAGTGAGTTGCGTCAACTGGTTGGCCCAGAGATACCGATCATCGGAACGCTGGACGCGCATGCAAATTTGTCGCCGCTGATGGTGGAGAGCTGCACCGCATTGATCGCTTACCGCACGAATCCTCATTTGGACCAACGGGAACGGGGTCTGGAAGCCGCCAACATGATCCTGCGAACGCTGCGCGGTGAGATAACACCGGTCATGTCGGCTTGCTATCCACCGCTGGCGATCAGCATTGAAAAACAATGCACAGAAGAACCACCCCTGGATGCTCTGTATCGTACCGCGAACGAGCAATTGAAAATCGAGGGCGTGCTTTCCAACAGTCTTTTGCTTGGCTTTCCCTACGCCGACGTGAAAGAAATGGGGGCCGCCACGATTGCCGTGACCGACGGACGCCGACGGCTCGCCAGTCAGCTGGCGGACGAACTGGCTTCGTCGATTTGGCGGTTGAGAACGCAGTTTCGTAGTGAATTCACATCGGTCGACGAAGCGCTCCGTCAATGCGAACAATCAAAAAGCAGGGTGTGTCTGCTGGACATGGGAGACAACGTTGGCGGTGGATCAGCGGCTGATGGGACGGAATTGCTGGGGGCGATTCATGCTCAGAAAATCGGACCGTCCTTTGGTTGTCTGTATGATCCAGATTCAGTCGCTTGCTGTGAACGAGCAGGTGTCGGATCGACCATTCGGCTCCGTGTTGGCGGGAGAACGGACGCTCAACACGGCGACCCGATCGACGTGACCGTCACAGTGATCTCACTCTGTGAGGGCAAGTTTTGTGAATCAAAGCCTCGACACGGTGGCATCACGGATTTTGATCAGGGGCGAACGGCAGTTTGTGAAACCGATCATGGATTGACGCTCATGCTCACTTCCCGGCGGATGGTCCCGTTCAGCCTCCAGCAGCTTAAGGGTTGTGGAGTCGATCCGATGCGGTTTCGAATTTTGGTCGCCAAAGGCGTCAACGCGCCGATTGCAGCCTATCGCGAAGTGTGTGCGTCCTTCATCCGAGTCAACACGCGGGGGGCCACCTGCGCGGACCTCCACCGATTGTCATACAAGCATCGTCGCCGTCCGATGTTTCCCATGGATCCTGAATGA
- a CDS encoding sulfatase, protein MIKKTAINCFMASLVALSVLSATASGQDSKKKGKPPNIVLIMADDLGWKDLHCYGNEKLDTPNLDRLAEQGLLFTDAYSAAPVCTPTRAALMTGESPARLNITNHAGGHPPNFQKPGTDLITPIWLRHLPLERVTLAEQLKQAGYATGFVGKWHLSHRSRSKSNPDQDQPTEPELRPEHQGFDINIGGCRFGGPPSYFSPYKIPNLTGKTEGEYLPDRCADECVRFIKSAQEDGNRPFFLCWWNYSVHYPFEAPADLIAKYEQRKGPGVENPTYAAMIEGMDRSIGKVITAIDQQGLGEQTLVIFTSDNGPFAANVQPLRAEKGFLYEGGIRVPMIVRWTGRVSPSTQTSTPAITMDIHATILDAANLNADPSNTPDGISLVPLIENGTEPTRDSIFFHYPNYAFHKQNRLGSAVRSGDYKLILYYDDDSIELYNLKDDISESNNLADKLPEKAQQLRSELEAWLKETNASRPRRAN, encoded by the coding sequence ATGATAAAGAAGACAGCGATCAATTGTTTCATGGCTTCGTTGGTTGCCCTGAGCGTCCTTTCGGCGACTGCATCGGGCCAGGACTCTAAAAAGAAAGGCAAACCGCCAAACATCGTGTTGATCATGGCCGATGACCTCGGCTGGAAAGACCTTCATTGCTACGGAAACGAGAAACTTGATACGCCCAACCTGGATCGGCTGGCAGAGCAGGGTCTGCTGTTCACCGATGCCTACTCGGCCGCACCGGTTTGCACGCCGACACGTGCGGCGCTGATGACGGGAGAATCACCGGCTCGTCTGAACATCACCAATCACGCCGGAGGTCATCCACCGAATTTTCAGAAGCCCGGTACGGATTTGATCACACCGATTTGGTTGCGACACCTACCGCTGGAACGGGTGACCCTGGCCGAGCAACTCAAACAGGCGGGGTATGCGACAGGCTTTGTCGGAAAGTGGCACCTCTCCCACCGCAGTCGATCAAAGTCCAACCCCGACCAGGATCAACCGACCGAGCCGGAGTTGCGTCCTGAACATCAGGGATTCGACATCAATATTGGCGGTTGTCGATTCGGAGGACCACCGAGCTATTTCAGCCCCTACAAAATCCCCAACCTGACCGGGAAAACCGAGGGCGAATACTTGCCGGACCGATGTGCCGATGAATGCGTCCGCTTTATCAAGTCCGCCCAAGAGGATGGGAATCGCCCGTTCTTTCTATGCTGGTGGAATTACTCCGTCCACTACCCCTTTGAAGCCCCGGCCGATTTGATCGCCAAATACGAACAACGGAAAGGACCGGGCGTCGAGAATCCGACGTACGCTGCGATGATTGAGGGCATGGACCGGTCGATCGGCAAAGTCATCACGGCGATCGACCAGCAGGGTCTGGGCGAACAGACGCTGGTGATCTTTACGTCGGACAACGGCCCTTTCGCAGCCAACGTTCAACCGCTACGAGCGGAGAAAGGTTTCCTGTACGAAGGCGGCATTCGGGTCCCGATGATTGTACGCTGGACCGGCCGCGTCAGCCCATCGACGCAAACGTCGACGCCGGCCATCACCATGGACATTCATGCGACGATTCTTGACGCGGCGAACCTGAATGCCGATCCCTCCAACACACCTGACGGAATCTCTTTGGTGCCGCTGATCGAAAATGGCACCGAGCCCACACGCGACTCGATCTTCTTTCACTATCCCAACTACGCGTTTCACAAGCAGAATCGATTGGGAAGCGCCGTTCGCTCGGGCGACTACAAACTGATCCTGTACTACGACGATGACTCGATCGAACTCTACAACCTCAAAGATGACATCAGCGAATCTAACAATCTGGCTGACAAGCTGCCCGAAAAGGCTCAGCAGCTTCGATCCGAGTTGGAGGCGTGGCTGAAAGAGACCAACGCCAGCCGGCCACGGCGTGCAAATTGA
- a CDS encoding Gfo/Idh/MocA family protein: protein MTDQPRLLIIGVGSIGERHLRCFQSTGRCHVAFCEPLSERRNEVAERYAVNGYESWEQALAAERFSAAVIASPAPWHIPTAQALTDRGVHLLIEKPLSLNTDGVSQLSDSIKRHETRVSVGFVYRSLPALQQMRALVRSGKMGRIVQIQVQSGQHFPFYRPAYRDIYYAEAAQGGGLIQDMLPHFLNAVEWIAGPATKVVVDAAHQVLSGVEVEDTVNVLSRHGDVMASFTTNQHQPVNESVMTVLCQHGAARWELNGHRWFLADEVGGDWTLQQSFDHQRDDFYILQANAFMELLEGKAEPLCSFDEGFTTLRSTLAILKSRQSDAWETVF from the coding sequence ATGACAGACCAACCACGTCTTCTGATCATCGGCGTCGGATCCATCGGCGAGCGGCACTTGCGTTGCTTCCAGTCAACCGGGCGCTGCCACGTGGCGTTTTGCGAGCCGTTGAGCGAGCGACGCAACGAAGTGGCCGAGCGATACGCTGTCAACGGATATGAGTCTTGGGAGCAGGCGTTGGCGGCGGAGCGTTTTTCCGCGGCCGTCATCGCGTCTCCGGCGCCCTGGCACATCCCGACAGCCCAAGCCCTCACCGATCGCGGAGTTCACCTGCTGATCGAGAAACCCCTGAGCCTGAACACCGATGGCGTCTCCCAGTTGTCGGATTCCATCAAGCGTCATGAAACTCGCGTCTCGGTCGGGTTCGTTTATCGTTCGCTACCGGCGCTGCAGCAGATGCGTGCGTTGGTCCGTTCTGGAAAGATGGGGCGGATCGTGCAAATTCAAGTTCAATCCGGACAACACTTTCCGTTTTACCGTCCAGCCTATCGCGATATCTACTACGCCGAGGCTGCGCAAGGTGGCGGACTGATCCAGGACATGTTGCCGCATTTTTTGAACGCGGTGGAGTGGATTGCCGGACCGGCCACAAAGGTTGTCGTCGATGCGGCACACCAGGTCCTCTCCGGGGTCGAAGTGGAAGACACCGTCAATGTTCTTTCTCGGCACGGAGATGTCATGGCGAGCTTTACGACGAATCAACATCAGCCTGTGAACGAATCCGTCATGACCGTCTTGTGCCAGCACGGCGCTGCTCGATGGGAACTCAACGGACATCGATGGTTCTTAGCCGATGAAGTCGGAGGCGATTGGACGCTGCAGCAATCGTTTGACCATCAACGTGATGATTTCTACATTCTCCAGGCCAATGCGTTTATGGAACTTCTTGAAGGAAAGGCAGAACCGTTATGCTCCTTCGATGAAGGATTCACCACGCTGCGCTCAACGCTGGCGATCCTGAAATCGAGACAGTCAGACGCTTGGGAGACTGTTTTCTAG